In the Candidatus Bathyarchaeia archaeon genome, one interval contains:
- a CDS encoding KEOPS complex subunit Pcc1, translated as MRATAKIHLRFPSGKQLSAIFTALKAEARSPVTSRSKVAVVKEDKTLTLTMIFEAKDTSALRAALNSYLHWVRLSMDVLQALEAS; from the coding sequence ATGAGAGCAACAGCTAAGATTCATCTTAGATTTCCCAGCGGGAAGCAGTTGTCGGCTATCTTTACGGCGCTCAAGGCTGAGGCTCGCAGCCCTGTGACAAGTCGCTCCAAAGTTGCTGTTGTGAAAGAAGACAAGACGTTGACGTTGACCATGATTTTCGAGGCAAAGGACACTTCTGCGTTGAGGGCAGCGTTGAACTCCTATCTGCATTGGGTACGCCTTTCAATGGATGTTCTGCAAGCTCTCGAAGCATCTTGA
- a CDS encoding energy-coupling factor transporter transmembrane component T has translation MSVFEGFRFRHVSSPIHNRDPRIKFVFVIAMFAVTLLFTEFLPLLVLFFLPLPFVAVAGVKRQWLRSLRGALFLAMFIFVFNFVFGYLYRSYPTTSVLLEYSLAMTLRFLVLVESFSVFFLTTSPDHLSLALEQSHVPYEFTFAFTTAVRFVPVLAEEAQTIMDAQKARGLELERGNFLKRVRNYIPILIPLIVSAIRRSLELAEAMESRAWGASSKRTNLYVLKIKRGDLVLLLLSVGLLALGVYVRYFVSIPHLSTFLPPLPF, from the coding sequence TTGAGCGTTTTTGAAGGTTTCCGCTTCCGTCATGTAAGCTCGCCTATTCATAATCGTGATCCGAGAATCAAGTTTGTGTTTGTCATTGCAATGTTCGCCGTCACGTTGCTTTTCACTGAGTTTCTGCCCTTGTTGGTGTTGTTTTTCCTGCCGCTGCCCTTTGTGGCTGTTGCAGGCGTGAAACGACAATGGTTGCGTTCGCTGCGGGGAGCCCTTTTCTTGGCGATGTTCATCTTTGTTTTCAATTTTGTGTTTGGCTATCTTTACAGGTCTTATCCGACTACGAGTGTGCTGTTGGAGTATTCGTTGGCGATGACGTTGAGGTTTCTGGTGTTGGTTGAGTCTTTTTCGGTTTTCTTTTTGACCACTTCGCCTGACCATCTAAGCTTAGCGTTGGAGCAGAGCCACGTCCCATATGAGTTCACGTTTGCCTTCACCACTGCTGTACGCTTTGTGCCTGTTCTGGCTGAGGAGGCTCAGACCATTATGGACGCTCAGAAGGCGCGAGGTCTGGAGTTGGAGCGAGGCAACTTTCTAAAACGCGTGCGCAACTACATCCCAATCCTGATTCCACTCATAGTCAGCGCCATAAGGCGAAGTTTAGAATTGGCTGAGGCTATGGAATCGAGGGCTTGGGGTGCCAGTTCCAAGCGCACAAATCTTTATGTGCTGAAGATCAAACGTGGCGACTTGGTGCTGCTGCTACTGTCAGTTGGGTTGCTGGCGCTGGGCGTTTACGTGCGCTATTTTGTGTCAATTCCACACTTGAGCACGTTTCTACCGCCGCTTCCGTTTTAG
- the rrp41 gene encoding exosome complex exonuclease Rrp41, translated as MSQKKPEKLIDENDIRYDGRKLNDLRPIKLEVGVLGNADGSAYIEQGKNRILAAVYGPREIHPKHQALPDRAALRCRYHMAPFSVQERKSPAPSRRELELSKVMREALEPSIFTEFYPRTAIDLFVEVLQADGGTRCAGITAASLALADAGIPMRDLVSACAAGKVEDRLVLDLDDLEDKSDGADVPVAYMPNLNAVTLLQMDGMLTNEEFEQVLNMGIEGCKQVSQLQKEALKAKYIAAKEAAPEKGEETEEEAIE; from the coding sequence ATGTCCCAAAAGAAACCTGAAAAACTAATAGATGAAAACGACATTCGATATGACGGCAGAAAACTGAATGATCTGCGACCAATAAAATTAGAAGTCGGTGTTTTGGGCAATGCCGACGGTTCAGCCTATATTGAACAAGGAAAAAATAGGATTCTCGCTGCTGTTTATGGACCGAGAGAGATTCATCCGAAACATCAAGCATTGCCTGATCGTGCAGCCTTGAGATGCCGATATCATATGGCGCCGTTTTCTGTGCAAGAGAGAAAGTCACCCGCGCCATCAAGAAGAGAATTGGAACTTTCAAAAGTCATGCGAGAAGCTTTGGAGCCATCAATTTTCACTGAGTTCTATCCTAGAACGGCTATTGATCTCTTCGTTGAAGTGTTGCAGGCAGATGGTGGCACAAGATGTGCTGGTATCACGGCGGCTTCTCTGGCGTTGGCTGATGCAGGCATACCTATGAGAGACTTGGTAAGCGCGTGTGCGGCTGGTAAAGTTGAAGATCGTCTTGTGTTGGACTTAGATGACCTAGAGGACAAGAGCGACGGGGCCGACGTGCCCGTTGCCTACATGCCGAATTTGAACGCTGTAACGTTGTTACAGATGGACGGCATGCTAACAAATGAAGAGTTCGAGCAAGTCTTGAACATGGGCATTGAAGGATGTAAGCAGGTTAGTCAACTTCAGAAGGAAGCGTTGAAAGCCAAGTACATAGCCGCCAAGGAAGCGGCTCCTGAAAAGGGAGAGGAAACTGAAGAGGAGGCGATTGAATAA
- a CDS encoding ERCC4 domain-containing protein, whose translation MSFQTRVIVDERERDSGVPDVLKALGLQVDYRMLEVGDYVVSSDCAVERKAGRDFAKSLYSGRLFDQARRLRQFYSRPVFVAEGDLQLLIGESAKPRAYWGALATLAFQFGLTVFFTANARQTADLIRTLAKRSGLTRAPKGPWVQKKVRRADVQRMQLSLVASLPAIGPKLAERVLGRFGTVRRVFSASVAELCTVKGVGRVKAEKIAALLDREYKPAPKREKHVTLDAS comes from the coding sequence ATGTCGTTTCAAACGCGCGTGATTGTGGATGAGCGAGAAAGGGATTCTGGCGTGCCTGACGTTCTCAAAGCGTTGGGGTTGCAGGTTGATTATCGGATGCTTGAGGTCGGTGATTATGTTGTTTCCTCTGACTGTGCTGTGGAGAGAAAAGCAGGACGAGATTTTGCCAAATCACTCTACTCGGGTAGACTGTTTGATCAAGCGCGAAGGTTGCGCCAATTCTATAGCCGCCCTGTGTTTGTGGCTGAAGGTGATCTGCAACTGCTGATCGGCGAAAGTGCCAAGCCGAGAGCCTATTGGGGAGCGTTGGCGACGCTTGCGTTTCAGTTCGGGTTGACTGTGTTTTTCACTGCTAATGCACGGCAAACTGCGGATTTGATTCGTACTCTTGCCAAGCGTTCTGGGTTGACTCGTGCGCCCAAAGGTCCATGGGTGCAGAAGAAGGTTCGAAGGGCTGATGTGCAGAGGATGCAGTTGTCGCTTGTGGCTTCTCTGCCGGCGATTGGACCTAAGCTTGCGGAGCGCGTCTTGGGGCGGTTTGGAACTGTGCGTAGGGTTTTTTCCGCCTCGGTTGCTGAGCTGTGCACTGTTAAGGGTGTGGGTAGGGTGAAAGCTGAAAAGATAGCTGCGTTGCTTGACCGAGAGTATAAACCAGCTCCGAAGCGGGAGAAGCATGTTACTCTTGATGCTTCTTGA
- the rrp42 gene encoding exosome complex protein Rrp42 has translation MASIMAAKVRARRVAQLIASGKRLDGREPNDYREVQIESGLIERAEGSARVRLGKTEVLVGVKIETGEPFPDTPNQGVMTVNAELVPLASPTFEPGPPDERSIELARVVDRGIRESKAIPTEDLVIEAGEKVFVVFIDVYVLNHDGNLIDASALAALAALLNTKMFNYEVKEGEVKIKPGYKPLPIKNHPIAVTFAKINDKLVVDPWLEEEQVMDARLTMTVEKDGKICAIQKGGYGTFSTQQILEASKIAQEKSAELRKLVVKD, from the coding sequence ATGGCGTCAATAATGGCTGCAAAAGTCAGGGCTAGAAGAGTTGCACAGTTGATCGCCAGTGGCAAGCGATTGGATGGACGAGAACCTAACGACTACCGAGAAGTCCAGATCGAGTCTGGGCTTATTGAACGCGCCGAAGGCTCAGCGCGAGTCCGCTTGGGCAAAACCGAAGTCTTGGTAGGAGTTAAGATCGAGACAGGCGAGCCGTTTCCAGACACTCCGAATCAAGGAGTCATGACCGTTAACGCTGAGCTTGTGCCTTTGGCTTCCCCCACGTTTGAGCCTGGACCGCCAGATGAGAGATCGATTGAGTTGGCTCGTGTAGTGGATCGTGGCATACGCGAATCAAAAGCTATACCCACCGAAGACCTAGTCATAGAGGCCGGCGAGAAGGTTTTCGTTGTGTTCATCGATGTTTACGTTCTCAACCACGACGGCAACTTGATCGACGCGTCAGCACTAGCTGCTCTAGCTGCACTTCTGAACACAAAAATGTTCAACTACGAAGTGAAAGAAGGCGAAGTAAAGATTAAGCCGGGCTATAAGCCGCTGCCCATCAAAAACCATCCCATTGCAGTTACGTTTGCCAAAATCAACGACAAGCTGGTTGTGGATCCATGGCTTGAGGAAGAGCAGGTGATGGACGCTCGCTTGACTATGACTGTGGAGAAAGACGGCAAGATATGCGCGATCCAGAAGGGCGGTTACGGCACATTCTCAACCCAACAGATCTTAGAGGCAAGCAAAATAGCGCAAGAGAAATCGGCTGAACTGCGAAAACTAGTTGTGAAGGACTAA
- a CDS encoding DUF3194 domain-containing protein gives MEELGIAELTEDQLEKLCETGEKAARAYVLSKVPKKEISTLDITVDAEGSKPVTVNVEVEITLSPSTKNLNVNKLAQEATEKAFDAIKQYLRESSCKSTK, from the coding sequence TTGGAAGAACTCGGTATAGCCGAGTTGACAGAAGACCAACTTGAAAAACTCTGTGAGACAGGCGAGAAAGCAGCAAGAGCTTATGTTCTGTCCAAGGTTCCTAAGAAGGAAATTTCAACGCTTGATATTACCGTGGACGCTGAAGGCAGCAAACCCGTCACAGTCAATGTAGAAGTGGAAATCACCTTGTCGCCATCAACGAAGAACCTCAATGTGAACAAACTGGCACAAGAAGCAACAGAGAAAGCATTCGACGCCATAAAGCAATATCTGCGTGAGTCTTCATGCAAGTCCACCAAATAA
- a CDS encoding DHH family phosphoesterase: MQVHQIIDLIENRKAKLAVLLCHVNADPDAVCAAFGFAQLLQRLRPNLAVETAAAQGPSRLSKSLLNSLPAKLTMQPRIEEADIIVLLDTNTVQQLGEWSDRVKASKAALIVIDHHASHPQTESLATLSVADEKASSACEIVYRLYKEAQVELKPVEAQALFLGIAFDTRHFVLAKSSTFKAIAELIDAGVKAEETLSLLSLPMDQSERIARLKASKRLKLIGINNWLIAFSNVSAYQASAARALISLGAHVAVAAGQKGEKLQMSMRATQDFHEKTKVHLGRDIANPLGEYLHGMGGGHAVSAGVNGVGEVEDSLKRCARLLKEKLTKL; this comes from the coding sequence ATGCAAGTCCACCAAATAATCGATCTCATCGAGAACCGAAAAGCCAAACTAGCTGTCTTACTCTGCCACGTAAACGCTGACCCAGATGCTGTGTGTGCCGCGTTTGGTTTTGCTCAACTGCTGCAGCGGCTTAGACCTAACCTTGCTGTCGAGACTGCTGCGGCTCAAGGTCCAAGTCGACTGTCAAAATCCCTGCTAAACTCGTTGCCTGCAAAGTTGACGATGCAACCAAGAATCGAGGAAGCAGACATCATCGTCTTGCTGGATACAAACACGGTTCAGCAACTGGGCGAATGGAGCGATCGAGTCAAGGCGTCAAAGGCAGCGTTGATCGTAATAGACCATCATGCAAGCCACCCGCAGACTGAAAGCCTCGCAACCCTGAGCGTTGCTGACGAGAAGGCTTCATCCGCCTGCGAAATAGTCTATCGTCTGTATAAAGAGGCTCAGGTTGAGTTGAAGCCGGTTGAAGCTCAGGCGCTGTTTTTGGGAATAGCGTTTGACACGCGGCATTTTGTATTGGCTAAATCCAGCACCTTCAAGGCGATAGCCGAGCTAATCGACGCTGGAGTCAAAGCTGAAGAGACCCTGTCCCTGCTTTCGTTGCCTATGGATCAATCAGAACGCATAGCACGACTCAAAGCGTCAAAACGCCTCAAACTAATCGGAATCAACAACTGGCTAATCGCTTTTTCAAACGTCAGCGCATATCAAGCCTCAGCAGCTCGCGCACTCATCAGTTTAGGCGCGCATGTTGCAGTTGCGGCAGGACAAAAAGGCGAGAAACTCCAGATGAGTATGCGCGCCACGCAAGATTTTCATGAAAAAACCAAGGTTCATTTAGGCAGGGATATTGCCAATCCTCTTGGTGAATACTTGCATGGTATGGGTGGGGGACATGCTGTTTCTGCTGGAGTTAATGGTGTAGGCGAAGTTGAAGACAGCCTAAAGCGGTGCGCAAGACTGTTGAAAGAGAAACTGACCAAACTCTAA
- a CDS encoding arsenate reductase ArsC: MKCALKKILFVCVENAGRSQMAEAFANHFGEGKVVATSAGVMLADEVNPVVVQAMKEKGIDISMKKPKLLTTRMAEEVHRIITMGCSVEQVCPAPLLKNVIDWSLEDPKGKPIEKVREIRDEIEKRVLSLMAELKAID, from the coding sequence GTGAAATGTGCGCTGAAAAAGATACTATTTGTATGTGTCGAGAACGCTGGTCGAAGCCAAATGGCTGAGGCATTCGCAAACCATTTCGGAGAGGGCAAAGTCGTTGCCACGAGCGCCGGCGTCATGTTAGCTGATGAAGTCAATCCAGTTGTGGTGCAAGCCATGAAGGAAAAAGGAATTGACATATCCATGAAAAAGCCCAAACTGCTTACTACGAGGATGGCGGAAGAAGTCCATAGAATTATCACGATGGGCTGCAGTGTCGAGCAGGTTTGCCCTGCCCCACTTCTCAAGAATGTCATTGACTGGAGCTTGGAAGATCCTAAGGGCAAACCTATTGAAAAGGTTCGGGAAATAAGAGACGAGATAGAGAAAAGAGTCCTTTCATTAATGGCTGAACTTAAAGCGATTGATTAA
- a CDS encoding ATP-binding cassette domain-containing protein, which translates to MAVIEIKNLTYMYPGANKQSLSDVSLAVEKGEFAILTGPSGCGKTTLCRCFNGLIPHFYAGELKGDLKVADLNISGHTIGEMAMHVGLVFQNPENQLFALSVEKDVAFGLENLGMPRQEMKERVDWALKTTGIEDLRERAPYELSGGQQQRVAIASVLAMQPEIIVFDEPTSFLDPLGAQKIFEVISQLNRQLGITVILVEHRLDLAAKYANHVIIMDEGKIVLDGEPRDIFNSEQAWLLGVGIPKVVRLWRLLEENGVTLKGIPLSSEEATQYLREALWQR; encoded by the coding sequence TTGGCAGTTATCGAGATTAAAAACCTAACCTACATGTATCCCGGCGCAAACAAGCAGTCTCTAAGTGACGTGAGCCTAGCTGTAGAAAAAGGCGAGTTCGCCATACTCACAGGTCCAAGCGGCTGCGGGAAGACCACTCTTTGTCGCTGCTTCAACGGGTTGATACCACACTTCTATGCAGGTGAATTGAAAGGCGACCTGAAGGTTGCTGACTTGAACATCAGTGGTCACACTATAGGGGAAATGGCGATGCACGTTGGACTCGTGTTTCAGAACCCTGAAAACCAGCTCTTCGCGTTGTCGGTTGAAAAAGACGTAGCTTTCGGGCTTGAAAACTTGGGCATGCCGAGGCAAGAGATGAAGGAGCGCGTGGACTGGGCGCTGAAAACGACGGGTATCGAAGACTTGAGGGAAAGAGCACCTTACGAGCTTTCAGGCGGGCAGCAACAGCGTGTTGCCATCGCCAGCGTCCTCGCCATGCAACCTGAGATCATCGTTTTCGACGAGCCAACGTCTTTTCTCGACCCTCTTGGGGCTCAGAAAATCTTCGAAGTGATAAGCCAACTCAACAGACAGCTGGGAATAACCGTCATACTAGTCGAGCACAGATTGGATTTGGCTGCAAAATACGCCAACCACGTCATAATCATGGATGAAGGCAAAATCGTGCTAGACGGCGAACCCCGGGACATATTCAACTCCGAACAAGCTTGGCTTCTAGGCGTTGGCATCCCAAAGGTCGTGCGCCTCTGGCGGCTTCTTGAAGAAAACGGTGTCACGTTGAAGGGAATTCCCCTAAGCTCTGAGGAAGCCACGCAATATCTGCGGGAGGCATTGTGGCAACGATAG
- a CDS encoding ABC transporter ATP-binding protein, with product MATIEVKDIYFTYPTGVEALKGVSITVKDGEFVAIMGQNGAGKTTLVKNFNGLLRPAKGQVSVDGVSTRDVSVAKLARTVGFVFQNPDHQLFSETVEEEIAFALRNFGFDAETIEKRVTWAVNLLDLVEYRKTSPFMLSGGERKRVALASVLAWDPKVVILDEPTIGQDHRQKENLRQFIVQLNEQGKTVVVVTHDVEFVAECNPRVVLMKEGRIIADGEAKQILTNTTLALEASIVPPQISQIFHGLTFLGLPSDVIDVSEAKTILINYMKEHQR from the coding sequence GTGGCAACGATAGAAGTCAAAGACATCTACTTCACGTATCCAACTGGCGTTGAAGCCTTGAAAGGCGTGTCGATAACGGTCAAAGACGGGGAATTCGTCGCCATAATGGGGCAAAACGGTGCAGGAAAGACCACGCTTGTCAAGAATTTCAACGGTCTGCTCAGACCTGCCAAAGGCCAAGTGTCGGTTGACGGGGTCAGCACCAGAGACGTAAGCGTGGCCAAACTTGCCAGAACGGTTGGATTCGTCTTTCAAAATCCTGACCATCAATTATTCAGTGAGACTGTTGAGGAGGAAATTGCCTTTGCCCTGCGCAACTTCGGGTTCGACGCTGAAACCATTGAAAAACGCGTGACTTGGGCGGTTAATCTTCTCGATTTGGTTGAGTATCGGAAAACGTCTCCTTTCATGTTGAGCGGAGGCGAGCGGAAACGTGTGGCTTTAGCCTCAGTTCTTGCTTGGGATCCGAAGGTGGTTATACTTGATGAGCCCACGATTGGGCAGGATCATAGGCAGAAGGAGAACCTTCGGCAATTTATTGTCCAACTGAATGAGCAGGGCAAGACGGTTGTGGTTGTGACTCATGATGTTGAGTTTGTGGCTGAATGCAACCCGCGGGTTGTCTTGATGAAAGAGGGAAGGATAATAGCCGACGGCGAAGCCAAGCAGATTCTAACCAACACCACGCTGGCGTTGGAGGCTTCGATTGTGCCGCCTCAAATCTCCCAGATTTTTCATGGCTTGACGTTCTTAGGCTTGCCTTCAGACGTGATTGACGTTTCGGAAGCGAAGACGATATTGATCAATTACATGAAGGAGCATCAGCGTTGA
- the hxlB gene encoding 6-phospho-3-hexuloisomerase codes for MSKRSIRFPRRVGVKWLKAAVEEILSGAKRAIDEMDESQVERMIQLLLDALDKKIFVVGMGRSGFVGRAFALRLMNLGFNVYFLGETITPAAGKDDLVIAISGTGMTKLVVSAAGAAKDIGARVVAITSYMESQLGQMADQLVLVKGRTKMGWPREEDYLARQILGEREPLSPLGSVFENNCMVFLDGLIVELMYRMKKDENDLRSRHATIE; via the coding sequence ATGTCTAAAAGGAGTATTCGCTTCCCGAGGCGAGTCGGCGTGAAATGGTTGAAGGCGGCGGTAGAGGAAATTCTCTCAGGCGCCAAAAGAGCCATAGATGAAATGGATGAAAGCCAAGTTGAAAGAATGATACAACTGCTTCTAGACGCCCTGGACAAGAAGATTTTTGTTGTGGGCATGGGTCGAAGCGGGTTTGTTGGACGCGCCTTTGCATTGCGCCTCATGAATTTGGGTTTCAATGTCTACTTCTTGGGCGAAACCATAACTCCGGCGGCTGGAAAAGACGACTTGGTCATTGCCATCTCGGGCACGGGTATGACTAAGTTGGTTGTGAGTGCTGCGGGCGCTGCTAAGGATATTGGTGCAAGGGTTGTGGCGATCACTTCGTACATGGAGTCTCAGCTTGGGCAGATGGCGGATCAATTGGTGTTGGTGAAAGGGAGAACTAAGATGGGTTGGCCGCGTGAAGAAGACTATCTGGCGCGTCAGATTCTGGGTGAACGCGAGCCTCTCAGTCCGTTGGGAAGCGTGTTTGAAAACAATTGCATGGTGTTTCTAGACGGCTTAATCGTCGAACTCATGTACCGTATGAAGAAAGATGAAAATGACTTGCGAAGTCGTCACGCCACTATCGAGTAA
- a CDS encoding prefoldin subunit beta: MSDEISKLPAPVQERLLRLQQLQQALQSVLTQKQQLELELTETEQALSELAKMDDNAIIYKSIGSLLVKAEKAKVTTELTERKELFNARVSVLGKQEERLRTQAKDLQARLQKDLSPVFPAQPES, encoded by the coding sequence ATGAGCGATGAAATCTCGAAGCTTCCAGCCCCAGTTCAAGAGCGTTTGCTCAGGTTGCAGCAACTCCAGCAGGCCTTGCAGTCGGTGTTGACGCAGAAGCAGCAGCTTGAATTGGAGTTGACGGAAACTGAGCAAGCGCTCAGCGAGTTGGCAAAGATGGACGACAACGCCATAATATACAAATCGATTGGTTCATTGTTGGTGAAGGCTGAAAAAGCCAAAGTGACAACCGAGCTTACCGAGCGCAAAGAACTGTTCAACGCACGAGTCAGCGTGTTAGGAAAGCAGGAAGAAAGGCTTCGAACCCAAGCCAAAGACCTGCAAGCCAGATTGCAGAAGGATCTAAGCCCAGTTTTTCCAGCGCAGCCTGAGTCTTAA
- the rpl37ae gene encoding 50S ribosomal protein L37ae (structural models have indicated that the folded zinc-finger motif interacts mainly with domain III of 23S rRNA, whereas the amino-terminal region of L37 interacts primarily with domain II) — protein sequence MGKKRMKKIGSTRGFEARYGSTVRKRYIAAISGLKKAHECPKCGSTSVRRQSVGVWKCGKCSAVFAGGAYMPTTKLGEIAKRAAKGVPTEAVAVEQEGE from the coding sequence ATGGGCAAGAAGCGAATGAAGAAGATCGGTTCAACGCGTGGATTTGAGGCTCGCTATGGCTCCACTGTCCGAAAGCGCTACATCGCCGCCATCTCCGGTCTTAAAAAAGCACATGAATGCCCGAAGTGCGGTTCAACCTCGGTTCGACGTCAAAGCGTAGGCGTCTGGAAATGCGGAAAATGCAGCGCAGTGTTCGCTGGTGGCGCCTATATGCCAACAACCAAGCTTGGCGAAATTGCCAAGCGAGCAGCAAAAGGCGTGCCGACTGAAGCAGTGGCTGTGGAACAAGAAGGCGAGTAA
- a CDS encoding metalloregulator ArsR/SmtB family transcription factor, which yields MTTMPANEKDRLVRLIESGRCKAAEAPKYADQLRRLANEVANAKTVDTQSKLFKALADQTRLRILRLLEMQEMCVCELMVALDLTQPTASHHLGLLENAGLVRRRREVKWVFYSIVDHKLVANLLGTEVFKR from the coding sequence ATGACAACTATGCCTGCCAATGAGAAAGACCGACTTGTTCGGTTGATTGAGTCTGGAAGATGCAAAGCTGCAGAGGCGCCAAAATACGCTGATCAACTTCGGCGTCTGGCTAACGAAGTCGCCAACGCCAAGACTGTAGACACGCAGAGTAAGCTTTTCAAGGCGTTAGCCGACCAAACGCGGCTGCGGATTCTGAGACTTCTCGAGATGCAGGAGATGTGTGTCTGTGAACTTATGGTTGCGCTTGATTTGACTCAACCGACAGCATCTCATCATTTGGGGTTGTTGGAGAATGCAGGTTTGGTTAGGCGAAGAAGGGAAGTGAAATGGGTCTTCTACAGCATTGTTGATCACAAGCTGGTTGCAAACTTGCTCGGAACGGAAGTCTTCAAGAGATGA
- the arsB gene encoding ACR3 family arsenite efflux transporter yields the protein MIAQQQSSASAERGTLGLFEKYLTVWIAICIIVGLLVGRFLPQFGQLVDSLKFRQLSIPIGILLFFMMYPTVVGIRFSDVRKAAQKPKPLLVTLFANWVVAPPLMTLLANLMLTDPLQKAGIILLGMSPCTAMVMWWMFLAKGDMAQGLVNTAINALLMLLLYAPMAALYLGVSSIPVPWDLIAVSVLVFIALPVASGAITRRTLIPRKGEEWFSNRYIPVVGKISIVALLTTLIVLFSFEGEVILENPFLVAYLAAPNLLHYAIMITWTYMLGYLAGWAYETTIDTTLIGSSSHFEVAIAVAITLYGIGSGAALATVIGPLMEVPLMLSVVKLGLRTSHYFPRKNAGR from the coding sequence ATGATTGCTCAGCAACAATCATCTGCGTCTGCTGAACGCGGAACGCTTGGTCTTTTCGAGAAGTACCTAACCGTATGGATTGCCATCTGCATAATCGTCGGCTTGTTGGTGGGACGATTTCTGCCGCAATTCGGTCAGCTCGTAGATTCCCTTAAATTCAGGCAGTTGTCGATTCCGATTGGCATACTGCTGTTTTTCATGATGTATCCCACGGTTGTTGGAATAAGGTTCAGCGACGTTAGGAAAGCTGCGCAGAAACCCAAACCTCTGCTTGTGACATTATTCGCAAACTGGGTTGTAGCTCCCCCTCTGATGACTCTTCTGGCAAATCTCATGCTGACCGATCCTTTGCAAAAGGCTGGAATAATACTGCTCGGCATGTCACCCTGCACAGCCATGGTAATGTGGTGGATGTTTCTAGCTAAAGGTGACATGGCACAGGGACTGGTTAATACAGCGATTAACGCGCTTTTGATGCTGTTGCTTTATGCTCCGATGGCAGCGCTATATCTAGGAGTAAGCAGCATTCCAGTGCCTTGGGATCTGATCGCTGTCAGCGTTTTGGTTTTCATTGCTTTACCAGTCGCATCAGGTGCCATCACTAGAAGAACACTGATACCCCGGAAAGGCGAGGAATGGTTCAGCAACAGGTACATCCCTGTTGTCGGCAAAATATCCATAGTGGCTCTCTTGACCACTCTCATAGTCTTGTTTTCGTTTGAGGGAGAGGTCATTCTTGAAAATCCCTTCTTGGTCGCTTACCTTGCGGCACCGAATCTGCTGCACTATGCCATCATGATAACTTGGACTTACATGCTTGGATATCTCGCAGGCTGGGCATACGAAACCACCATAGATACAACCTTGATAGGAAGCAGCAGCCACTTTGAAGTTGCCATAGCAGTGGCCATAACGCTGTACGGCATAGGCTCAGGCGCAGCGTTAGCCACCGTCATAGGACCTTTAATGGAAGTCCCACTGATGCTGTCTGTGGTGAAGTTGGGTTTAAGAACAAGCCATTACTTTCCAAGGAAGAATGCTGGGAGGTGA